The proteins below come from a single Myxococcales bacterium genomic window:
- the ribF gene encoding riboflavin biosynthesis protein RibF — protein MAEADAPHPHDPGGPLGPRVIRVDPWLGLPSRAPASALVIGNFDGVHRGHAAVLAQMGALAGERGLAPAVLTFEPHPAGVLGRPEPPRLTTVARKAALFGRHGVVEIIVARFSSAFAETPPEGFLNDLVFGALAARVVVVGDNFRFGKARAGNFAFLETSARSRGLEAYASVLATDAEGPLSSTRIRGLVAAGSVQSATELLGRPHALSGVVSRGAQRGRTIGFPTANLAEVPELLPANGVYAVSVDLLEAPDGAPIRALGHGVMNVGTRPTVSAGSPERHVEVHLHDASLDLYDRPLRVHVRERVRDERKFESFEALREQIVKDSAAARALTSAIPVPERGGFD, from the coding sequence GTGGCTGAAGCCGACGCCCCTCACCCTCACGATCCCGGTGGGCCTCTGGGCCCGCGCGTGATCCGGGTCGACCCCTGGCTTGGGCTGCCGTCGCGCGCCCCGGCGTCGGCGCTCGTCATCGGTAACTTCGACGGCGTCCATCGCGGGCACGCGGCCGTGCTCGCGCAAATGGGCGCGCTCGCGGGGGAGCGGGGGCTCGCGCCGGCGGTCCTCACGTTCGAGCCCCACCCGGCGGGGGTCCTCGGCCGACCCGAGCCGCCGCGGCTCACCACCGTGGCCCGCAAGGCCGCGCTCTTCGGGCGCCACGGCGTGGTGGAGATCATCGTGGCGCGCTTCTCGAGCGCGTTCGCCGAGACCCCCCCCGAGGGCTTCCTGAACGACCTCGTCTTCGGGGCGCTCGCCGCGCGCGTCGTCGTCGTCGGCGACAATTTCCGCTTTGGCAAGGCGCGCGCGGGCAACTTCGCGTTTCTCGAGACGTCGGCGCGTTCTCGCGGCCTCGAGGCCTACGCCTCGGTCCTCGCGACCGACGCGGAGGGCCCGCTCTCGAGCACGCGCATCCGCGGGCTGGTCGCGGCGGGAAGCGTGCAGAGTGCAACTGAGCTCCTCGGGAGGCCCCACGCGCTGTCCGGCGTGGTGTCGCGCGGAGCCCAGAGGGGGCGGACGATAGGCTTCCCCACCGCGAACCTCGCCGAGGTCCCCGAGCTGCTCCCCGCGAACGGGGTCTACGCCGTCTCGGTCGACCTGCTCGAGGCGCCGGATGGCGCCCCGATCCGCGCGCTCGGTCACGGGGTGATGAACGTCGGCACCCGCCCGACGGTCAGCGCCGGCAGCCCCGAGCGGCACGTCGAGGTCCACCTCCACGACGCGTCGCTCGACCTCTACGACCGCCCGCTCCGCGTTCACGTGCGCGAGCGCGTGCGTGACGAGCGCAAGTTCGAGAGCTTCGAGGCGCTCCGCGAGCAAATCGTGAAGGACTCGGCCGCCGCGAGGGCGCTCACGTCCGCCATCCCCGTACCCGAGCGCGGCGGCTTCGACTGA
- a CDS encoding DUF4912 domain-containing protein — MKRASLDALDREALIRLAEEHGITRPRILTRPELVDEILLRSATEPGADASLARGFFGLARDLVARVVERGLHLPEAASLIRNIAVEPPRRAPRVAPLPTVTLAQIYASQGHTARAVETLRRVLDEEPDHAEARRLLATLEDSAYAPPKEPLPPEPEEPQAAPEAEETTTAPEGDEASAASAAPAAADAPEPDDAVAPRERPVVEAAAKAPAPTAPPSEPAREPVPAMLNDRPLPPRYDVTECVAISVDPETLFVYWEVREELLVRVRAGRGPGVVVLRALVIEPSWGGPRTVVRDHDVHATLGDYFLRELPSGSVVRVAIGYRPEAGDFSPLAHSPLLTLPRRSPVLDLAQTFVRWTPGGAVEEPNERLAQIAALAAARAREETARVECGAPRDAAPPDEPPRRASPPLGSS, encoded by the coding sequence ATGAAACGAGCGAGTCTCGACGCCCTCGATCGCGAGGCGCTCATTCGGCTGGCCGAGGAGCACGGCATCACGCGGCCGCGCATCCTCACGCGGCCCGAGCTCGTCGACGAGATCCTGCTGCGCTCGGCCACGGAGCCGGGGGCCGATGCGTCCCTCGCGCGGGGCTTTTTTGGGCTCGCGCGCGACCTCGTGGCGCGCGTGGTGGAGCGCGGGCTGCACCTGCCGGAGGCCGCGTCGCTCATCCGCAACATCGCGGTCGAGCCCCCACGGCGCGCCCCCCGCGTGGCGCCGCTGCCCACGGTCACGCTGGCTCAAATCTACGCGTCGCAGGGGCACACGGCCCGCGCCGTCGAGACGCTGCGACGGGTCCTCGACGAGGAGCCGGACCACGCGGAGGCCCGCCGGCTGCTCGCGACCCTCGAGGACTCGGCCTACGCGCCGCCGAAGGAGCCCTTGCCGCCCGAGCCCGAAGAGCCCCAGGCTGCGCCCGAGGCCGAGGAGACGACCACCGCCCCCGAGGGAGACGAGGCGAGCGCCGCCAGCGCCGCGCCAGCGGCGGCCGACGCCCCTGAGCCCGACGACGCCGTGGCCCCCCGGGAGAGACCCGTCGTCGAGGCCGCGGCGAAAGCCCCCGCGCCCACCGCCCCGCCGAGCGAGCCCGCGCGCGAGCCCGTGCCCGCGATGCTGAACGACAGGCCCCTGCCGCCCCGCTACGACGTGACCGAGTGCGTCGCGATCTCAGTCGATCCCGAGACCCTCTTCGTCTACTGGGAGGTGCGTGAGGAGCTGCTCGTGCGCGTCCGCGCGGGGCGCGGGCCAGGCGTGGTCGTTCTGCGAGCGCTCGTCATCGAGCCGAGCTGGGGGGGGCCTCGCACGGTGGTGCGCGACCACGACGTCCACGCGACCCTCGGCGACTACTTCCTCCGCGAGCTCCCTTCGGGCAGCGTGGTGCGCGTCGCGATCGGCTACCGCCCGGAGGCAGGCGATTTCTCGCCGCTCGCTCACTCGCCGCTCCTCACGCTGCCTCGCCGTTCGCCCGTGCTGGACCTCGCCCAGACGTTCGTCCGGTGGACGCCCGGCGGCGCCGTCGAGGAGCCCAACGAGCGGCTCGCTCAAATCGCGGCCCTCGCCGCGGCGCGCGCACGCGAAGAGACCGCGCGCGTCGAATGCGGCGCGCCTCGCGACGCCGCGCCACCCGACGAGCCCCCGCGCCGCGCGAGCCCGCCGCTCGGCTCTTCGTAG
- a CDS encoding outer membrane beta-barrel protein has translation MHSPSRRTAPRLAAALVAALVAALVLALSRPTLAEEPDARAPRDAPLGAPPASPESQPLPAPARQVEAGRDATPAAPPERGGATTAAPPAPAAKAATSSFVLGGYAEAAYQWNFNVPSNGITHFRGFDNRHNTLTLSNVALDAAWDHEGLIGRLALQVGHTPSTYYLSEPVAPGASATSATGPEVWKYLQQANVGYRFGVGRGLTVTAGLFLSPIGPESMAVRDNWNWSRSNLFFGLPFYHTGVRASYSLSDPWVVTLGGYNGWNSVVDNNHEKSASAEITYKRDHIAVSLLYFGGIERPKGRARGARGVICSTRT, from the coding sequence ATGCACTCGCCGTCCCGCCGCACCGCTCCAAGGCTCGCCGCCGCGCTCGTCGCCGCGCTCGTCGCCGCGCTCGTCCTCGCGCTCTCCCGCCCGACCCTCGCAGAGGAGCCCGACGCCCGTGCGCCCCGCGACGCGCCACTCGGCGCGCCGCCAGCCTCGCCAGAGAGCCAACCGCTGCCCGCCCCTGCGCGTCAGGTCGAGGCCGGGCGAGACGCCACGCCCGCCGCGCCCCCCGAGAGAGGGGGCGCGACGACCGCCGCGCCACCAGCCCCCGCGGCGAAGGCCGCGACGAGCTCGTTCGTGCTCGGCGGCTACGCGGAGGCGGCCTACCAATGGAACTTCAACGTACCCTCCAACGGAATTACCCACTTCCGAGGCTTCGACAACAGGCACAACACGCTGACCCTGTCGAACGTCGCCCTCGACGCCGCGTGGGATCATGAGGGGCTCATCGGACGACTCGCGCTGCAGGTCGGCCACACCCCCTCGACGTATTACCTGAGTGAGCCTGTCGCGCCGGGCGCGAGCGCGACGAGCGCCACGGGCCCCGAGGTTTGGAAATACCTGCAGCAGGCCAACGTTGGGTATCGTTTCGGAGTGGGTCGTGGGCTCACGGTCACCGCGGGCCTGTTCTTGTCACCCATCGGCCCCGAGTCCATGGCCGTGCGCGACAACTGGAACTGGTCACGCTCGAACCTCTTCTTCGGACTGCCCTTTTATCACACGGGCGTGCGCGCCTCGTACTCGCTCTCCGACCCGTGGGTGGTGACGCTCGGGGGCTACAACGGCTGGAACTCGGTCGTCGACAACAACCACGAGAAGTCCGCCTCGGCGGAGATCACGTACAAGCGCGACCACATCGCGGTGTCGCTCCTCTACTTCGGCGGGATCGAGCGCCCCAAGGGGCGCGCGAGGGGCGCGCGTGGCGTCATCTGCTCGACTCGCACGTGA
- a CDS encoding potassium-transporting ATPase subunit F → MTPLLILGAALAALLLVFLGFALLYPEKLS, encoded by the coding sequence ATGACGCCACTGCTCATTCTCGGTGCCGCCCTGGCGGCCCTCCTCCTCGTCTTCCTGGGCTTTGCGCTCCTCTACCCCGAGAAGTTGTCATGA
- the kdpA gene encoding potassium-transporting ATPase subunit KdpA, whose product MTVSTVNAVVQFSTFGVALVALALPLGSYMARVYAGEATLARRAMGPVERLFYRLANVRADEDMTWQRYAGSVLVFNLLGALVVYLLQRTQGVLPLNPAGLAGATPEVSFNTAVSFATNTNWQAYSGETTMSHLTQALGLAVQNFVSAATGMAVLVAFVRGFTRRTADGLGSFWVDLTRSTLYVLLPLSFVLALLLVSQGVVQTHSGAAAARLLDPTAETGGAAVTDQVLALGPAASQIAIKQLGTNGGGFFNANSAHPFENPTPVSNFLEVLAIVLIPAALCFTFGDMVKDRRQGWAVFAAMLAVFIPLLVATTAFEQAGNPLLGSQGVDQVASALSSGGNMEGKEVRFGISNSALWATATTAASNGSVNAMHDSFTPLGGLAPMWLIQLGEIIFGGVGSGLYGMLVYAIIAVFIAGLMVGRTPELLGKKIEAHEMKMASLVILLPAATVLVGAAVACVVPAGTAPLGNPGAHGFSEILYAFSSGANNNGSALGGLTASGTFYATAIGLSMLIGRYWVIVPVLAIAGSLAKKKCVPASAGTLPTHTPLFVGLLVGTIALVGALTFIPALALGPIVEQLQLSGH is encoded by the coding sequence ATGACCGTCTCGACTGTGAACGCCGTGGTTCAGTTCTCGACCTTCGGGGTCGCGCTCGTCGCGCTCGCCCTGCCGCTCGGCTCGTACATGGCGCGGGTGTACGCCGGCGAGGCCACGTTGGCCCGACGCGCGATGGGCCCCGTCGAGCGCCTCTTCTACCGACTCGCGAACGTGCGGGCAGACGAGGACATGACCTGGCAGAGGTACGCGGGCAGCGTGCTCGTCTTCAACCTGCTCGGAGCGCTCGTCGTCTACCTGCTGCAGCGCACGCAGGGAGTGTTGCCATTGAACCCGGCTGGCCTCGCGGGCGCGACGCCCGAGGTGTCGTTCAACACGGCGGTGAGCTTCGCGACCAACACGAACTGGCAGGCATACAGCGGCGAGACGACGATGAGTCACCTCACGCAGGCGCTGGGGCTCGCCGTGCAAAACTTCGTCTCGGCCGCCACCGGCATGGCCGTGCTAGTGGCCTTCGTGCGTGGGTTCACTCGGCGCACGGCGGACGGGCTCGGGAGCTTCTGGGTCGACCTGACGCGGTCGACGCTCTACGTTCTGCTGCCGCTCTCCTTCGTGCTGGCGCTCCTGCTCGTCTCGCAGGGGGTCGTGCAGACGCATTCTGGCGCGGCGGCGGCGCGCCTCCTCGATCCGACCGCCGAGACCGGGGGCGCCGCCGTCACCGACCAGGTGCTCGCGCTCGGGCCCGCGGCCTCGCAGATCGCCATCAAGCAGCTCGGGACCAACGGCGGCGGGTTCTTCAACGCCAACTCGGCGCACCCCTTCGAGAACCCCACGCCGGTCTCCAACTTCCTGGAGGTGCTCGCGATCGTGCTCATCCCGGCGGCCCTCTGCTTCACCTTCGGCGACATGGTGAAGGACCGACGCCAGGGTTGGGCCGTGTTCGCCGCGATGCTGGCGGTCTTCATTCCACTGCTCGTGGCCACGACGGCCTTCGAGCAGGCGGGCAACCCGCTCCTCGGCAGCCAAGGCGTGGATCAGGTCGCGTCCGCCCTCTCCTCGGGCGGGAACATGGAGGGCAAGGAGGTCCGCTTCGGCATCTCCAACAGCGCGCTGTGGGCGACCGCGACCACCGCGGCCTCCAACGGGTCCGTGAACGCCATGCACGACAGCTTCACCCCGCTGGGTGGACTCGCGCCCATGTGGCTGATTCAGCTCGGCGAGATCATCTTCGGTGGCGTGGGCTCCGGACTCTACGGAATGCTCGTGTACGCGATCATCGCGGTCTTCATCGCCGGGCTCATGGTGGGACGAACTCCCGAGCTCCTCGGCAAGAAGATCGAAGCCCACGAGATGAAGATGGCGTCGCTCGTCATCTTGCTGCCGGCGGCCACCGTCCTCGTCGGCGCGGCGGTCGCGTGCGTCGTACCGGCCGGCACCGCGCCGCTCGGGAACCCTGGCGCCCACGGCTTCAGCGAGATCCTCTACGCCTTCTCGTCGGGCGCGAACAACAACGGCTCGGCGCTCGGAGGGCTCACGGCCAGCGGCACGTTCTACGCGACTGCGATAGGCCTCTCGATGTTGATCGGGCGCTACTGGGTGATCGTCCCGGTGCTCGCCATCGCCGGCTCGCTCGCCAAGAAGAAGTGTGTGCCCGCGAGCGCCGGGACCCTGCCCACGCACACGCCGCTCTTCGTGGGGCTGCTCGTAGGGACCATCGCCCTCGTGGGCGCGCTCACGTTCATCCCCGCGCTCGCGCTCGGCCCGATCGTCGAGCAACTCCAGCTCTCCGGACATTGA
- the kdpB gene encoding potassium-transporting ATPase subunit KdpB: MSHSAHPARPLIEMSIVRPAVVDAFRKLDPRRMVRSPVMFVVEVGSAFTTVLFVHAAITGRGDARPGFILAVALWLWFTVLFANFAEAMAEGRGKAQADTLRKARQDILAKRLRRGGDSAERFAGHVVERLADPERRAGALDEVVSSALRIDDVVFVAAGELVPADGEVVEGVASVDESAITGESAPVIRESGGDRSAVTGGTRVLSDWLVVRVTSNPGEAFLDRMIAMVEGAKRKKTPNEIALDILLAALTIVFLLATVTLLPFSRYAVASSSQGSPVPLTILVALLVCLIPTTIGGLLSAIGIAGMDRMIQANVIATSGRAVEAAGDVDVLLLDKTGTITLGNRQATDFLPAPGVRSSELADAAQLSSLADETPEGRSIVVLAKEQHGLLAGDVEALGATFVPFSAQTRMSGVDLDGRHIRKGATDAIVRFVEESGGAFPTKVRAIVDEVAKQGATPLVVADGSRVLGVVKLKDIVKGGIRERFAEMRRIGIKTVMITGDNPLTAAAIAAEAGVDDFLAEATPETKLATIRDYQARGHLVAMTGDGTNDAPALAQADVAVAMNTGTQAAKEAGNMVDLDSNPTKLLSIVHIGKQMLMTRGALTTFSIANDLAKYFAIIPAAFVATYPELGTLNVMRLHSPTTSVLSAVIFNALIIIALIPLALRGIQYRPAPAPALLRRNILVYGLGGVLLPFPCIKLIDVALTAIGVT, encoded by the coding sequence ATGTCCCATTCTGCACATCCCGCGCGACCGTTGATTGAAATGTCTATCGTGCGACCCGCCGTGGTCGACGCCTTCCGGAAGCTCGATCCCCGGCGCATGGTGAGAAGCCCTGTGATGTTCGTGGTGGAGGTCGGGAGCGCCTTCACGACTGTGCTGTTCGTCCACGCCGCGATCACGGGTCGCGGAGACGCCCGCCCCGGCTTCATCCTCGCCGTCGCGCTCTGGCTGTGGTTCACGGTCCTCTTCGCGAACTTCGCGGAGGCGATGGCCGAGGGCCGCGGCAAGGCGCAGGCAGACACGCTCCGCAAGGCGCGGCAGGACATCCTCGCGAAGCGGCTGAGGCGGGGCGGCGACAGCGCGGAGCGCTTCGCCGGGCACGTGGTCGAGCGCCTAGCCGACCCCGAGCGGCGCGCGGGGGCGCTAGACGAGGTGGTGTCGTCGGCGCTTCGGATAGACGACGTCGTCTTCGTGGCCGCGGGAGAGCTGGTGCCCGCCGACGGTGAGGTCGTGGAGGGCGTCGCCTCCGTGGACGAGAGCGCCATCACCGGCGAGAGCGCCCCCGTCATTCGTGAGAGCGGCGGCGACCGCAGCGCCGTCACCGGCGGCACGCGCGTGTTGTCCGACTGGCTCGTCGTGCGTGTGACGAGCAACCCCGGCGAGGCGTTCCTCGACCGCATGATCGCGATGGTCGAGGGCGCCAAGAGGAAGAAGACGCCCAACGAGATCGCGCTCGACATTCTGCTCGCAGCGCTGACGATCGTCTTTCTCCTCGCGACGGTCACGCTGCTCCCGTTCTCGCGGTACGCGGTCGCGAGCTCGAGCCAGGGCAGCCCGGTGCCGCTCACCATCTTGGTCGCGCTCCTGGTGTGTCTCATCCCTACGACGATCGGCGGCCTCCTCTCGGCCATCGGCATCGCGGGCATGGACCGGATGATCCAAGCCAACGTCATCGCGACGTCGGGGAGAGCGGTGGAGGCCGCGGGCGACGTCGACGTGCTGCTGCTCGACAAGACGGGCACGATCACGCTCGGGAACCGTCAAGCGACCGACTTCCTGCCGGCGCCTGGCGTGAGGTCGAGCGAGCTCGCGGACGCGGCGCAGCTCTCGTCGCTCGCCGACGAGACCCCCGAGGGGCGCTCGATCGTGGTCTTGGCGAAGGAGCAGCACGGGCTGCTCGCGGGGGACGTCGAGGCGCTGGGCGCGACGTTCGTCCCCTTCTCTGCGCAGACCCGGATGAGCGGCGTGGACCTCGACGGCAGGCATATTCGCAAGGGGGCTACGGACGCGATCGTCCGCTTCGTGGAGGAGAGCGGCGGCGCCTTCCCGACCAAGGTGCGCGCGATCGTCGACGAGGTGGCGAAGCAAGGCGCCACACCGCTCGTGGTGGCAGACGGCTCGCGCGTGCTGGGAGTGGTGAAGCTCAAAGACATCGTGAAGGGGGGTATCCGCGAGCGCTTCGCGGAGATGCGCCGCATAGGGATCAAGACCGTCATGATCACCGGGGACAACCCGCTCACGGCGGCCGCGATCGCCGCCGAGGCGGGAGTCGACGACTTCCTCGCGGAGGCCACCCCCGAGACGAAGCTCGCGACGATTCGGGACTATCAGGCGAGGGGGCACCTCGTCGCCATGACGGGGGACGGCACCAACGACGCGCCCGCCCTCGCCCAGGCCGACGTCGCGGTGGCCATGAACACGGGCACCCAGGCGGCGAAGGAGGCCGGCAACATGGTCGACCTCGACTCCAATCCGACCAAGCTTCTCTCCATCGTCCATATTGGAAAGCAGATGCTGATGACGCGCGGGGCGCTGACGACGTTCAGCATCGCCAACGATCTCGCGAAGTACTTCGCGATCATCCCGGCGGCGTTCGTCGCGACGTATCCAGAGCTCGGAACGCTCAATGTCATGCGACTGCATTCCCCGACGACGTCGGTGCTGAGCGCCGTCATCTTCAACGCGCTCATCATCATCGCGCTCATCCCACTGGCGCTCCGGGGCATCCAGTACCGACCCGCTCCCGCGCCGGCGCTCCTCCGTAGGAACATCCTCGTCTACGGCCTCGGTGGGGTCCTGCTCCCGTTCCCGTGCATCAAGCTCATCGACGTCGCGCTGACGGCGATCGGTGTGACCTGA
- the kdpC gene encoding potassium-transporting ATPase subunit KdpC, translating into MFDVLRQAAVLLALFTSSTGVAYPLLVTGAAQVAFPAQANGSLLRANGQVVGSRLIGQPFDDARYFWGRPSATAPSPYKASSSTGSNLGPTNPALITAVRQRVTDLRAAHPDQASTPVPVDLVTASGSGLDPHISPAAALYQVQRVAAARGLPPDRVRALVLAHVEGRTLGLLGEPRVNVLWLNVALDGLAARGA; encoded by the coding sequence ATGTTCGACGTCCTTCGCCAGGCAGCGGTCCTCCTCGCCCTCTTCACCTCGAGCACCGGAGTCGCCTATCCGCTGCTGGTCACCGGCGCAGCGCAGGTCGCCTTCCCAGCACAAGCCAACGGCAGCCTCCTGCGCGCGAACGGGCAGGTCGTGGGCTCTCGCCTGATAGGTCAACCTTTCGATGACGCTCGGTACTTCTGGGGGCGCCCCTCGGCGACCGCGCCCAGCCCGTACAAGGCCTCGTCGTCGACGGGCTCGAACCTCGGCCCAACGAACCCCGCGCTCATCACGGCCGTACGGCAGCGCGTGACCGACCTCCGTGCCGCACATCCGGACCAGGCCTCGACGCCCGTCCCCGTCGACCTCGTCACCGCGTCGGGGAGCGGCCTCGACCCGCACATTTCGCCGGCGGCCGCCCTCTACCAGGTGCAGCGCGTGGCGGCGGCGAGGGGGCTCCCCCCAGACCGCGTCAGAGCGCTCGTGCTCGCGCATGTCGAGGGTCGCACGCTGGGCCTCCTCGGCGAGCCGCGCGTGAACGTCCTCTGGCTCAACGTCGCGCTTGACGGGCTGGCCGCCCGGGGCGCTTAA